From one Pseudomonas sp. B21-048 genomic stretch:
- a CDS encoding ABC transporter substrate-binding protein, whose protein sequence is MKKLVLLGALALSVLSLPTFADDKPVKIGIEAAYPPFASKAPDGSIVGFDYDIGNALCEEMKVKCVWVEQEFDGLIPALKVRKIDAILSSMSITEDRKKSVDFTNKYYNTPARLVMKAGTQVSENLAELKGKNIGVQRGSIHERFAREVLAPLGAEIKPYGSQNEIYLDVAAGRLDGTVADATLLDDGFLKTDAGKGFAFVGPAFTDEKYFGDGIGIAVRKGDALKDKINSAITAIRASGKYKQIQDKYFAFDIYGK, encoded by the coding sequence ATGAAGAAACTTGTGCTGCTTGGCGCCCTGGCACTGTCCGTGCTGTCCCTGCCGACCTTCGCCGATGATAAGCCCGTAAAAATCGGTATCGAAGCGGCTTACCCTCCGTTCGCCTCCAAAGCGCCGGATGGCAGTATCGTGGGTTTCGACTACGACATCGGCAACGCGCTGTGTGAAGAAATGAAGGTCAAGTGCGTGTGGGTCGAGCAAGAGTTCGACGGCCTGATCCCGGCACTCAAAGTGCGCAAGATCGACGCGATCCTGTCGTCCATGTCGATCACTGAAGACCGCAAGAAGTCCGTGGACTTCACCAACAAGTACTACAACACCCCGGCTCGCCTGGTCATGAAGGCCGGCACTCAGGTCAGCGAAAATCTGGCTGAGTTGAAGGGCAAGAACATCGGCGTGCAACGGGGTTCGATCCATGAGCGTTTCGCCCGCGAAGTCCTGGCCCCACTGGGTGCCGAGATCAAGCCTTACGGTTCGCAGAACGAAATCTACCTCGACGTGGCCGCCGGTCGCCTGGACGGCACCGTGGCAGACGCGACCTTGCTGGATGACGGTTTCCTGAAAACCGACGCCGGCAAAGGTTTCGCCTTCGTGGGCCCGGCCTTCACCGACGAAAAGTACTTCGGCGACGGCATCGGCATCGCAGTGCGCAAAGGCGACGCCTTGAAAGACAAGATCAACTCCGCGATCACTGCCATTCGTGCAAGCGGCAAGTACAAGCAAATCCAGGACAAGTACTTCGCCTTCGATATCTACGGCAAGTAA